A part of Streptomyces sp. NBC_01451 genomic DNA contains:
- a CDS encoding GNAT family N-acetyltransferase, with amino-acid sequence MTTTLRPTEPLQREADGARSRHYQVCVNGRPVGAVHLGTDPAFGDSVAKILDLRIDERDRRRGRATVAALAAEEVARGWGCRRIEASVPGDAPSALRLATALGYVLRNRRMDKALGGTPPELPAGSRRRPMTEAEFVVWEAAGRLSYAESWIERGVPAAEAHAKAARDHELLLPRGVASEGVTLSVLEHEGTRVGTLWLGSREGLGFVYKVETDEEHRGRGHGRTLMLLAEAQSIAAGRPAVSLNVFAGNTPAERLYESLGYETVTHHVFKELL; translated from the coding sequence ATGACCACCACCCTGCGGCCGACCGAGCCGCTCCAGCGCGAGGCCGACGGGGCGCGTTCACGCCACTACCAGGTGTGCGTGAACGGCCGTCCCGTCGGCGCGGTACACCTCGGCACCGATCCCGCGTTCGGCGACTCGGTGGCGAAGATCCTGGACCTCCGCATCGACGAACGCGACCGGCGGCGCGGCCGGGCCACGGTGGCCGCGCTCGCCGCGGAGGAGGTGGCGCGCGGCTGGGGCTGCCGGCGCATCGAGGCGTCCGTCCCGGGCGACGCGCCGTCGGCACTGCGGCTCGCGACCGCGCTCGGCTACGTGCTGCGCAACCGCCGCATGGACAAGGCGCTCGGCGGCACCCCGCCCGAACTGCCCGCCGGGAGCCGCCGCCGACCCATGACGGAGGCCGAGTTCGTGGTGTGGGAGGCGGCGGGCAGGCTGAGCTACGCGGAGAGCTGGATCGAGCGGGGCGTACCGGCGGCGGAGGCGCACGCCAAGGCGGCACGGGACCACGAGCTGCTGCTGCCGCGGGGCGTGGCCAGCGAGGGCGTGACGCTCAGCGTCCTGGAACACGAGGGCACCCGGGTCGGCACCCTGTGGCTGGGCTCCCGCGAGGGCCTGGGCTTCGTCTACAAGGTCGAGACCGACGAGGAACACCGGGGCAGGGGCCACGGGCGCACCCTCATGCTCCTGGCGGAGGCCCAGTCGATCGCGGCCGGGCGACCGGCCGTCTCCCTGAACGTCTTCGCGGGCAACACCCCGGCGGAACGGCTCTACGAGTCGTTGGGGTACGAGACGGTGACCCACCACGTGTTCAAGGAACTGCTGTAG
- a CDS encoding DsbA family protein, translating into MNDSSPAPADTSAPVLDVWCELQCPDCRTALADVRALRARYGDRLELRLRHFPLERHKHAFAAAQAAEEAAEQGQAWPYVEAVLGRVEELDRGGEPFLVEVAGELGLDAEEFDTTLIDGRHILIVDADQAEGKAIGVTGTPTYVIAGEVLNGGKSQEGLRERIEEIVDGLLAGHDA; encoded by the coding sequence ATGAACGACTCCTCCCCCGCGCCCGCGGACACGTCCGCCCCCGTCCTCGACGTCTGGTGCGAGCTCCAGTGCCCGGACTGCCGCACCGCCTTGGCCGACGTACGCGCCCTGCGTGCCCGTTACGGCGACCGGCTGGAGCTGCGGCTGCGGCACTTCCCGCTGGAGCGGCACAAGCACGCCTTCGCCGCCGCGCAGGCCGCCGAGGAGGCGGCGGAGCAGGGCCAGGCGTGGCCGTACGTCGAGGCGGTGCTCGGCCGGGTCGAGGAGCTGGACCGTGGGGGCGAACCCTTCCTGGTCGAGGTGGCCGGCGAACTCGGCCTCGACGCCGAGGAGTTCGACACGACACTGATCGACGGCCGGCACATCCTGATCGTCGACGCCGACCAGGCCGAGGGCAAGGCCATCGGCGTGACCGGTACACCGACGTACGTCATCGCCGGGGAGGTTCTCAACGGCGGCAAGAGCCAGGAAGGGCTGCGGGAACGGATCGAGGAGATCGTGGACGGGCTGCTGGCCGGGCATGACGCCTGA
- a CDS encoding CGNR zinc finger domain-containing protein, which translates to MLITHDTRCALDTVVDLVNTAPEDDSTDGLPDVDALVDFVRKHNMSDIGVLSEFDLAAVRRIRGRFAGVFAAQEARTAATVINELVAAAGTTPRLTDHDGYDWHVHYFAPGASLADHLAADCGMALAFFVVAGEQERLRRCEAPDCRHAFVDVSRNRSRRYCDSRTCGNRLHVAAYRARRKESAG; encoded by the coding sequence GTGCTGATCACCCACGACACCCGGTGCGCCCTCGACACCGTGGTCGATCTGGTGAACACCGCGCCGGAGGACGACTCGACGGACGGACTGCCCGATGTCGACGCGCTCGTGGATTTCGTACGAAAGCACAACATGAGCGACATCGGCGTGCTGTCGGAGTTCGATCTGGCCGCCGTGCGCAGAATCCGCGGACGGTTCGCCGGGGTGTTCGCCGCCCAGGAGGCCCGGACCGCCGCCACGGTCATCAACGAGCTGGTCGCCGCCGCGGGCACCACACCCCGGCTCACCGACCACGACGGCTACGACTGGCACGTGCACTACTTCGCCCCGGGGGCGTCCCTCGCCGACCACCTCGCCGCCGACTGCGGGATGGCTCTCGCGTTCTTCGTGGTCGCCGGCGAGCAGGAACGGCTGCGCCGGTGCGAGGCCCCGGACTGCCGACACGCCTTCGTGGACGTCTCCCGCAACCGCTCACGCCGCTACTGCGACAGCAGGACCTGCGGCAACCGGCTTCATGTGGCGGCCTACCGGGCGCGCCGCAAGGAGTCGGCGGGCTGA
- a CDS encoding SsgA family sporulation/cell division regulator, which translates to MNTTVSCELHLRLVVSSESSLPVPAGLRYDTADPYAVHATFHTGAEETVEWVFARDLLAEGLHRPTGTGDVRVWPSRSHGQGVVCIALSSPEGEALLEAPARALESFLKRTDAAVPPGTEHRHFDLDQELSHILAES; encoded by the coding sequence ATGAACACCACGGTCAGCTGCGAGCTGCACCTGCGCCTCGTTGTGTCGAGCGAGTCCTCACTGCCCGTTCCCGCAGGACTGCGGTATGACACGGCCGATCCCTACGCCGTGCACGCCACCTTCCACACCGGAGCCGAGGAAACCGTCGAGTGGGTGTTCGCCCGCGACCTGCTCGCGGAGGGCCTCCACCGGCCCACCGGCACCGGTGACGTCCGAGTCTGGCCGTCCCGGAGCCACGGTCAGGGCGTTGTCTGCATCGCTCTCAGCTCCCCTGAGGGCGAGGCCCTGCTCGAAGCCCCCGCACGAGCCCTGGAGTCCTTCCTGAAGCGAACGGACGCCGCCGTGCCACCCGGCACGGAACACCGTCACTTCGACCTCGACCAGGAACTGTCACACATCCTGGCGGAAAGCTAG
- a CDS encoding TIGR02611 family protein — MNTGSDKSVEAVVTPDEAGAGGAEGERELGSRAPEFIKARRMLHVSWQVGVFVVGLAVVGAGIVMLPLPGPGWLVIFGGMAIWATEFVWAQLVLRWTKRKVTEATQRALDPRVRRRNIILTTVGLVIVSVLVGIYVWKFGLEMPWKIKDQ, encoded by the coding sequence ATGAACACGGGGAGTGACAAGTCTGTCGAGGCTGTCGTGACACCAGATGAGGCCGGGGCCGGTGGGGCCGAGGGCGAGCGGGAGCTCGGGTCGCGGGCACCGGAATTCATCAAGGCGCGCCGCATGCTGCATGTGAGCTGGCAGGTCGGCGTGTTCGTCGTGGGCCTCGCGGTGGTGGGCGCCGGCATCGTCATGCTGCCGCTGCCCGGACCGGGCTGGCTGGTGATCTTCGGCGGTATGGCGATCTGGGCGACGGAGTTCGTCTGGGCCCAGCTGGTACTGCGCTGGACGAAGCGCAAGGTCACCGAGGCGACACAGCGCGCACTCGACCCCAGGGTGCGCCGCCGCAACATCATCCTGACGACGGTCGGCCTCGTGATCGTGTCGGTTCTCGTCGGGATCTATGTATGGAAGTTCGGGCTGGAAATGCCCTGGAAGATCAAGGATCAGTGA
- a CDS encoding extracellular solute-binding protein yields the protein MPRNGNVERRTILKAAGASAAALGLATTTGCGGDSGAGDGSVTLRYAWWGGEPRTIAIKKTIALFEKKYPKIKIKPEFTDYAAYWEKFQTQASGGNPPDVFQNAVGFLRKYDKRGVLMDLKTQADAGNLDLENFRNGVLANGQVDGKQIGIPVGANTMALVIDLKAFEKAGVEAKFGWTWDEYFAALQKIQDKLKIAGDTGYFGIMYLYDLYLRQNGKAFFTDSDLGFTEDDLTQWWADGYKRVKSGLVADPKKIEQVAPKSGLSAGLAASEFTWDNFSIRYEGEGESDYGLAPIPTTDGKDTGQYLGSLMLSAFSGTKHPKEVAQFISFMVHDPEVGKIMGYDRGILATTEQYDAFKPTDPNNKGVSAYEDEVAKAGVLGKITPHPSGADVIEAAFLRIGGEIAQGKTKPADGAKALFSEAKAAFAG from the coding sequence GTGCCTAGGAACGGGAATGTTGAGAGGCGAACCATCCTTAAGGCGGCCGGAGCCTCGGCAGCCGCGTTGGGGCTGGCGACAACGACCGGGTGCGGTGGTGACAGCGGTGCCGGGGACGGTTCGGTGACACTCCGTTATGCATGGTGGGGCGGCGAACCGCGCACCATCGCCATCAAGAAGACGATCGCGCTCTTCGAGAAGAAGTATCCGAAGATCAAGATCAAGCCGGAATTCACCGACTACGCGGCGTACTGGGAGAAGTTCCAGACCCAGGCCTCCGGTGGAAATCCGCCGGACGTTTTCCAGAATGCGGTCGGCTTTCTCCGCAAGTACGACAAGCGCGGCGTTCTGATGGATCTCAAGACGCAGGCGGACGCCGGGAATCTGGACCTGGAGAACTTCCGCAACGGCGTTCTGGCGAACGGTCAGGTCGACGGTAAGCAGATTGGCATACCCGTCGGCGCCAACACCATGGCGCTCGTCATCGACCTGAAGGCATTCGAGAAGGCGGGTGTGGAGGCGAAGTTCGGCTGGACCTGGGACGAGTACTTCGCCGCGCTGCAGAAGATCCAGGACAAGCTGAAGATCGCCGGTGACACCGGCTACTTCGGCATCATGTATCTCTACGACCTGTATCTGCGCCAGAACGGCAAGGCCTTCTTCACCGACAGCGATCTCGGCTTCACCGAGGACGACCTCACCCAGTGGTGGGCGGACGGCTACAAGCGGGTGAAGTCCGGCCTGGTCGCCGACCCGAAGAAGATCGAGCAGGTCGCGCCCAAGTCCGGTCTGTCGGCGGGGCTCGCCGCGTCCGAATTCACCTGGGACAACTTCTCCATCCGTTACGAGGGCGAGGGTGAGTCCGACTACGGGCTCGCGCCGATCCCCACCACGGACGGCAAGGACACCGGCCAGTACCTCGGTTCGCTGATGCTCAGCGCCTTCTCCGGGACCAAGCACCCCAAGGAGGTCGCCCAGTTCATCAGCTTCATGGTCCACGACCCCGAGGTCGGCAAGATCATGGGCTACGACCGCGGCATCCTCGCCACGACAGAGCAGTACGACGCCTTCAAGCCGACCGACCCCAACAACAAGGGTGTCTCGGCCTACGAGGACGAGGTCGCCAAGGCCGGTGTGCTCGGCAAGATCACCCCGCACCCGTCCGGCGCGGATGTCATCGAGGCGGCCTTCCTGCGGATCGGCGGCGAGATCGCCCAGGGCAAGACCAAGCCGGCCGACGGCGCGAAGGCCCTGTTCAGCGAGGCCAAGGCCGCGTTCGCGGGCTGA
- a CDS encoding carbohydrate ABC transporter permease produces the protein MTLVKEAPARPAQKRSAAPVAGRRGRRRENLAGYLFMSPWIAGFLLLTAGPMIASLYYAFTSYNLFTPPKWVGLDNFTTMFQDPRWQKSVEVTLKYVVVATPLKLLLALGVALLLAQKRRGQALYRAAFYMPSLIGASVSVGFVWRALFSDGAVVDRTQKVFGLDVGGWIGNPDYVLYALVALSIWQFGAPMVIFLAGLKQVPQELYEAAEMDGAGPFRRFWNITLPMISPVLFFNVLLESIHAFQVFGSAYVVSDTRCGPADATLVYTCYLYQKGFKEAQMGFASAMAWTLVIAVALVTAVLFWSQKKWVHYEEAAK, from the coding sequence ATGACGCTCGTCAAAGAAGCGCCCGCGCGCCCGGCGCAGAAGCGGTCCGCCGCTCCTGTCGCCGGGCGGCGCGGGCGGCGCCGCGAGAACCTCGCCGGCTATCTCTTCATGTCGCCGTGGATCGCGGGGTTCCTGCTGCTCACGGCGGGGCCGATGATCGCGTCGCTCTACTACGCGTTCACCAGCTACAACCTGTTCACGCCGCCGAAGTGGGTGGGGCTGGACAACTTCACGACGATGTTCCAGGACCCGCGCTGGCAGAAGTCGGTCGAGGTCACGCTGAAGTACGTCGTCGTGGCCACCCCGCTGAAGCTGCTCCTCGCGCTCGGAGTGGCGCTGCTGCTCGCGCAGAAGCGGCGCGGACAGGCCCTGTACCGGGCCGCGTTCTACATGCCGTCGCTCATCGGTGCCAGCGTCTCCGTGGGCTTCGTCTGGCGGGCGCTGTTCTCCGACGGCGCCGTCGTGGACCGTACGCAGAAGGTCTTCGGGCTCGACGTCGGCGGCTGGATCGGCAACCCGGACTACGTCCTGTACGCCCTCGTGGCGCTGAGCATCTGGCAGTTCGGCGCGCCGATGGTCATCTTCCTGGCGGGCCTCAAGCAGGTGCCCCAGGAGCTGTACGAGGCCGCCGAGATGGACGGAGCCGGTCCCTTCCGGCGGTTCTGGAACATCACGCTGCCGATGATCTCCCCGGTGCTGTTCTTCAACGTGCTGCTGGAGTCCATCCACGCGTTCCAGGTGTTCGGCTCCGCCTATGTCGTCTCGGACACCAGGTGCGGGCCTGCCGACGCCACCCTCGTCTACACCTGCTACCTCTACCAGAAGGGCTTCAAGGAGGCCCAGATGGGCTTCGCCTCCGCGATGGCCTGGACGCTGGTGATCGCGGTGGCGCTCGTCACGGCGGTCCTGTTCTGGTCGCAGAAGAAGTGGGTGCACTACGAGGAGGCCGCCAAGTGA
- a CDS encoding carbohydrate ABC transporter permease: MTSVTSPVAHAPNERRRLGALVWHVGALLVLAVVLYPVIWVLGASFKPSKDIIASLDLLPTKPVWANFSGLADGISGISIGSFFSNSLMYAGLAVVGVVISSSLTAYAFAKIQFAGRNLLFTLMIGTLLLPYHVLLIPQYVLFRNLGYIDTLVPLVAGKFLATEAFFVFLMVQFMRGLPRELDEAAKLDGCGHLRTYWSIVLPLSRPAIITSAIFTFINAWNDFMGPLIYLNTPSKYTVSLGLMMFRDQEGISNYGSMIAMSLVALVPVVAFFMAFQRYLIDGMATSGLKG; encoded by the coding sequence GTGACCAGTGTCACCAGCCCTGTTGCGCATGCCCCGAACGAGCGGCGGCGCTTGGGAGCCCTCGTCTGGCACGTGGGCGCGCTCCTCGTGCTCGCGGTCGTCCTCTACCCGGTGATCTGGGTGCTCGGCGCCTCGTTCAAGCCGAGCAAGGACATCATCGCCAGCCTCGACCTGCTGCCCACCAAGCCGGTCTGGGCGAACTTCTCCGGGCTCGCCGACGGCATCTCGGGCATCTCCATCGGCAGCTTCTTCAGCAACTCGCTGATGTACGCGGGCCTGGCCGTGGTGGGCGTGGTGATCTCCAGCTCGCTGACCGCGTACGCCTTCGCCAAGATCCAGTTCGCCGGGCGGAACCTGCTGTTCACGCTGATGATCGGCACGCTGCTGCTGCCGTACCACGTGCTGCTCATCCCGCAGTACGTGCTGTTCCGCAACCTCGGCTACATCGACACGCTCGTGCCGCTCGTCGCGGGCAAGTTCCTCGCCACGGAGGCGTTCTTCGTCTTCCTGATGGTGCAGTTCATGCGCGGGCTGCCGCGCGAACTGGACGAGGCCGCCAAGCTCGACGGGTGCGGGCATCTGCGGACCTACTGGTCCATCGTGCTGCCGTTGAGCCGGCCCGCCATCATCACCAGCGCCATCTTCACCTTCATCAACGCGTGGAACGACTTCATGGGGCCGCTGATCTACCTCAACACCCCCTCCAAGTACACCGTTTCGCTCGGCCTGATGATGTTCCGCGACCAGGAGGGCATCTCCAACTACGGCAGCATGATCGCCATGTCGCTGGTGGCGCTGGTGCCGGTCGTCGCCTTCTTCATGGCCTTCCAGCGCTATCTCATCGACGGTATGGCGACCTCCGGACTGAAGGGCTGA